One window of the Sphaerochaeta associata genome contains the following:
- a CDS encoding DEAD/DEAH box helicase — MAETEPKRGRPRKTPAGIPSQQEKQSSGSFFFHLVKEQESWALQLKDSKANACEPDYHRYTGVIRNALREFSLMHQKEQKYLRWDALYQDEVGITVHDPGPRLMELAVRSRLLLDETNHILQAENEEARVQLLLTSPKENWIIASPRILLSEQSPLQTAIHPISCEHVVLGNQVYHCEDLGPYWHEWSLLNADMKSSDLQAYLSLVLSKFPTITLAYEGYTIQNSHPIEASASLFFKEIDAYGYLHILPIIHLESYPPGFFEEQDIIKVVHIDETERRLTLSEVVYPRDPAEEFRAILATMGKETKSAVFEEERHFILEGDFAQKFLSLHMGELISKFSLFQASILSKYKVKFSKPTLKLSLGSGIDYFEGDASISVEQETFSFTRFLSEYRKSGFITLSDGSRVYPDMRKLKRFERLVHQQSKQKETVRVSFFDIPALEKEAELSIHGEGADRVRTFYQGYNALGEKPEAYELAEGTLRPYQHYGVQWMEYLQKHHMGACLADEMGLGKTVQVIALLRKLYHKASHAPTLILVPRSLIYNWQNELNRFAPELACTLYYGPTRQVSQLEDPKTQIILSSYATIRNDSEDLAKKHFFYIILDESQTIKNLETKTTSAVLSLKAEHRLALSGTPIENGLSELYSLFHFLNPLFFSSQQEFLQTYMKPIQENQDPDALKDLKTRLYPFMLRRVKKDVLKDLPEKTEQTAYIELDSQHMAVYNKRREELKERVKDAISQGGIAKNTFMILQALTELRRLASVPEADGAYPGISAKRAYCKDVIASLVEEGHKCLIFTNFLATIELISEDLTSIGIEHLVMTGATVDRQSLVQRFQNDPSIGVFVMTLKTGGLGLNLTAADYVFIVDPWWNRAAENQAIDRTHRIGQVNPVFCYRMIAKDTIEEKILELQQRKADLASSLLASDSNAVKALSEEDIEQLLG; from the coding sequence ATGGCAGAGACAGAACCCAAGCGCGGCAGACCAAGGAAGACCCCAGCGGGAATACCATCCCAACAAGAGAAACAATCAAGCGGATCGTTCTTTTTCCATCTGGTGAAGGAACAAGAGAGTTGGGCATTGCAACTCAAAGATTCCAAGGCAAATGCCTGTGAACCCGATTACCACCGCTACACCGGAGTCATTCGCAATGCTCTGAGGGAGTTCTCCCTCATGCATCAGAAAGAGCAGAAGTATCTTCGTTGGGATGCCCTGTATCAAGATGAAGTCGGTATCACCGTGCACGACCCCGGCCCCAGGCTCATGGAGCTCGCCGTCCGCTCCCGTCTATTGCTTGATGAGACCAACCACATCCTGCAGGCAGAGAATGAGGAAGCACGTGTACAACTGTTGCTCACCTCCCCCAAGGAGAATTGGATAATTGCAAGCCCCAGAATTCTTCTTTCCGAACAGAGCCCCCTGCAGACGGCAATCCATCCAATCTCATGCGAGCACGTCGTGCTTGGCAATCAAGTCTATCATTGTGAGGATCTGGGTCCCTATTGGCATGAGTGGAGCTTACTGAATGCCGATATGAAATCCTCCGATCTCCAAGCCTATCTCTCCCTGGTTCTCTCCAAATTTCCCACCATCACCCTCGCCTATGAGGGGTATACAATCCAGAACAGCCACCCCATCGAGGCAAGTGCAAGCTTGTTCTTCAAGGAGATAGATGCCTACGGATACCTGCACATTCTTCCGATCATCCACCTCGAATCGTATCCACCTGGTTTTTTTGAAGAACAGGATATCATCAAGGTCGTCCACATCGATGAGACCGAAAGGCGCTTGACACTTTCAGAGGTGGTGTATCCCCGCGATCCTGCAGAAGAGTTTCGGGCCATACTCGCAACCATGGGAAAGGAAACAAAGAGTGCGGTATTCGAGGAAGAACGGCATTTCATCCTGGAAGGCGATTTTGCCCAGAAGTTCCTATCACTGCACATGGGAGAGCTCATCTCCAAATTCTCACTCTTCCAAGCCTCCATATTGAGCAAGTACAAAGTCAAATTCTCCAAACCAACACTGAAACTCTCCCTCGGAAGCGGCATCGACTATTTTGAAGGCGATGCCAGCATCTCGGTGGAACAGGAAACCTTCTCCTTCACCCGTTTTCTGTCCGAGTATCGAAAAAGCGGCTTCATAACCCTCAGTGACGGATCTCGCGTATATCCGGACATGCGAAAGCTCAAACGCTTTGAACGACTGGTTCACCAGCAGTCCAAGCAGAAGGAGACCGTGCGTGTCTCGTTCTTCGACATTCCCGCTTTGGAAAAGGAAGCAGAACTATCCATTCACGGAGAAGGAGCTGACCGTGTTCGGACATTCTACCAAGGATACAATGCATTGGGTGAAAAACCCGAAGCGTATGAATTGGCGGAAGGAACCCTTAGGCCCTATCAACACTACGGCGTCCAATGGATGGAGTATCTACAGAAGCATCACATGGGGGCCTGCTTGGCCGACGAAATGGGCCTTGGGAAAACGGTGCAGGTAATTGCATTGCTCAGAAAGCTCTATCACAAGGCCTCCCATGCTCCTACTCTCATCCTGGTACCGCGTTCGCTGATTTACAACTGGCAGAACGAACTTAATCGATTTGCACCTGAACTTGCCTGTACGCTCTATTACGGACCGACAAGGCAGGTATCCCAACTTGAGGACCCTAAGACGCAAATCATCCTTTCCAGCTATGCCACCATCAGAAATGACAGCGAGGACCTTGCCAAGAAGCATTTCTTTTACATCATTCTCGATGAATCGCAGACCATCAAGAACCTGGAGACCAAGACAACCAGCGCAGTGCTCTCTCTGAAAGCAGAACACCGCCTGGCCCTCAGTGGAACCCCCATTGAGAATGGCTTGTCCGAGTTGTACAGCCTCTTTCACTTTCTCAACCCTCTGTTTTTCTCCAGTCAACAGGAATTCCTGCAGACGTATATGAAACCCATCCAGGAAAATCAAGATCCCGATGCCCTCAAGGATTTGAAGACAAGACTCTACCCATTCATGCTCAGACGAGTAAAGAAGGACGTCCTCAAGGATCTGCCTGAAAAGACCGAACAAACTGCGTACATCGAACTGGACAGTCAGCATATGGCCGTGTACAACAAGCGAAGAGAGGAGTTGAAAGAGAGGGTCAAGGATGCCATCTCACAGGGAGGCATCGCCAAGAACACCTTCATGATCCTTCAGGCGCTCACCGAGCTGCGTCGCTTGGCATCGGTGCCTGAAGCCGATGGAGCGTATCCTGGAATTTCGGCCAAACGGGCCTACTGCAAGGATGTTATCGCCTCATTGGTGGAAGAGGGTCATAAATGCCTGATTTTCACCAACTTCCTGGCGACCATTGAACTGATCAGCGAAGACCTCACCTCGATCGGGATTGAGCATCTGGTCATGACAGGAGCCACCGTCGACCGACAATCGTTGGTCCAGCGCTTCCAAAACGACCCGTCGATCGGAGTCTTTGTGATGACCTTGAAAACAGGAGGCCTTGGGCTGAACCTCACTGCCGCTGACTACGTCTTCATCGTCGATCCCTGGTGGAACAGGGCGGCGGAGAACCAAGCCATAGACCGGACGCATAGAATCGGTCAGGTGAATCCGGTGTTCTGCTACCGCATGATAGCCAAGGACACCATCGAAGAGAAAATCTTGGAATTGCAACAGAGAAAAGCGGATCTTGCATCCTCATTGCTTGCCTCCGATTCTAATGCAGTCAAGGCGTTGTCCGAAGAGGACATCGAACAGTTGTTGGGGTAA
- a CDS encoding acyltransferase family protein, whose translation MEKTRQYWADWMRVSIILTLIVYHTSLTFSALGSTYIYREIDSPTVIPFLLLTAPLDNFFMAALFFLAGYAAFFALKKRTASEFVQERDVRLMIPVGFVTALLIPFQVYFKYLQEGFTGNFGSFMKTYFPSGIWVYGWGHLWFLFYLFVFSMLCLPLFMYWKTHPGQLLKISAFMTKGVHFLIPLTFIATMDALLRPLFNTGRFILWGDWANDVLYLSFFILGYVFSSDERLQRKIFGWRLPALYIAIPCLLVILTLYYLDATERVQPYWHTWLWSSMKGIYECSMIVALTGFFHTYLNTETKAVRYLSKASFSYYLWHFLPVTGMTWFVLKSDWHPYLQFLGIVLPSYLFIFIVYELVNRRLFKTIRKVMHPWFTTSRQSS comes from the coding sequence ATGGAGAAAACACGTCAGTACTGGGCAGACTGGATGAGAGTCTCAATTATTCTCACTCTGATCGTATACCATACGTCTTTGACCTTCAGTGCCTTGGGAAGTACCTATATATACCGTGAGATTGACAGCCCTACTGTAATCCCATTCCTACTCTTGACAGCTCCATTGGACAACTTTTTCATGGCAGCTTTGTTTTTCTTGGCAGGCTACGCAGCGTTCTTCGCATTGAAAAAGAGAACAGCGAGCGAGTTTGTACAAGAGAGGGATGTTCGATTAATGATTCCCGTTGGATTCGTCACGGCGCTTCTTATCCCATTCCAAGTGTATTTCAAGTATCTGCAAGAAGGTTTTACCGGGAACTTTGGCTCTTTTATGAAGACGTATTTCCCTTCCGGCATATGGGTATATGGTTGGGGCCATCTCTGGTTTCTCTTCTATCTCTTCGTATTCTCAATGCTCTGCCTTCCGTTGTTCATGTATTGGAAGACACATCCAGGACAATTGCTGAAGATCTCAGCCTTCATGACCAAAGGAGTCCATTTTCTCATTCCCCTGACGTTCATCGCCACTATGGATGCCCTGTTGCGCCCATTATTCAACACCGGCAGGTTCATTCTCTGGGGCGATTGGGCAAACGATGTGCTCTATTTGTCCTTTTTCATCCTAGGGTATGTGTTCTCCTCCGATGAGCGACTTCAGAGAAAAATCTTTGGGTGGCGACTTCCTGCCTTGTATATTGCCATCCCCTGTCTTCTCGTGATACTGACGTTGTATTACCTCGATGCAACAGAGCGGGTCCAACCGTATTGGCATACATGGCTTTGGTCTTCAATGAAAGGCATCTATGAGTGTTCCATGATTGTTGCACTTACCGGTTTTTTCCATACATACCTGAATACAGAGACCAAGGCTGTTCGGTACCTGAGCAAGGCATCTTTTTCTTATTACCTCTGGCATTTTCTGCCTGTGACGGGCATGACGTGGTTTGTCTTGAAGTCCGACTGGCATCCTTATCTTCAATTCCTGGGGATTGTACTTCCATCGTATCTGTTTATTTTCATTGTCTATGAGTTGGTGAACAGGAGGCTTTTTAAAACGATACGGAAAGTGATGCACCCCTGGTTTACCACCTCGAGGCAAAGCTCCTGA